In Pasteurella multocida subsp. multocida OH4807, a genomic segment contains:
- a CDS encoding catalase (COG0753 Catalase) yields MSKCPFDHGSKTLTNAAGAPIVENDNTMSAGPKGPLLLQDVWFQEKLAHFARERIPERVVHAKGSAAYGTFTVTHDISKYTKADLFNGIGKQTQVLLRFSTVAGERGAADAERDVRGFALKFYTEQGNWDLVGNNTPVFFIRDPLKFPDFIHTQKRNPQTNMRDANAAWDFWSRHPESLHQIMILFSDRGIPTDLRHMNGYGSHTYSFINAQNERFWVKFHFKTQQGHKFYTNEEAAKVVGENRESSQQDLYEAIERGDFPRWILQVQIMPEADAHKHNYAFDLTKVWPHKDYPMIEVGVLELNQNPINYFAEVEQAAFAPSNIVPGIGFSPDRMLQGRLFSYQDAQRYRLGVNHHQIPVNAPKCPYHTTHRDGAMRVDNNGGTHPNYAPNRFETYVPTHQQEPALELERSAAHFNFREYDEDYYSQPAALYNLFDADQKARVAANFAAGLSGVTEPAIVERQLALFDKVSKELADAIRANLAK; encoded by the coding sequence ATGTCTAAATGCCCATTTGATCACGGTTCAAAAACCTTAACTAACGCTGCAGGCGCACCTATCGTTGAAAACGACAACACTATGTCTGCTGGTCCTAAAGGCCCATTACTTTTACAAGATGTTTGGTTCCAAGAGAAATTAGCACACTTTGCACGTGAGCGTATTCCTGAACGTGTTGTTCATGCTAAAGGTTCAGCAGCTTACGGTACATTCACTGTAACTCACGATATTAGCAAATACACCAAAGCCGATTTATTCAACGGTATCGGTAAACAAACTCAAGTATTATTACGTTTCTCAACCGTAGCAGGTGAGCGTGGTGCAGCAGATGCAGAGCGTGATGTGCGTGGTTTCGCATTAAAATTCTACACAGAGCAAGGTAACTGGGACTTAGTCGGTAACAACACACCAGTATTCTTTATCCGTGATCCATTGAAATTCCCAGATTTCATCCACACTCAAAAACGTAATCCGCAAACCAATATGCGTGATGCGAATGCAGCGTGGGACTTCTGGTCACGTCACCCTGAATCATTACATCAAATTATGATTCTTTTCAGTGACCGTGGTATTCCAACAGATTTACGTCATATGAATGGTTACGGTAGCCATACATATAGCTTTATCAACGCACAAAATGAGCGTTTCTGGGTGAAATTCCACTTTAAAACACAACAAGGTCACAAATTCTATACTAACGAAGAAGCGGCAAAAGTTGTGGGTGAAAACCGTGAATCAAGCCAGCAGGATTTATATGAAGCGATTGAGCGAGGGGATTTTCCACGTTGGATACTTCAAGTGCAAATTATGCCAGAAGCAGATGCACACAAACACAACTATGCGTTTGACTTAACTAAAGTATGGCCACACAAAGATTATCCAATGATCGAAGTGGGGGTATTAGAGTTAAACCAAAACCCAATTAACTACTTCGCAGAAGTTGAACAGGCAGCGTTTGCACCGTCTAACATCGTTCCGGGAATCGGTTTCTCTCCAGACCGTATGTTACAAGGCCGTCTATTCTCATACCAAGACGCGCAACGTTACCGTTTAGGTGTTAACCATCACCAAATCCCTGTTAACGCACCAAAATGCCCATACCACACAACACACCGTGATGGCGCAATGCGTGTCGATAACAATGGTGGTACACACCCTAACTATGCACCTAATCGTTTTGAAACTTATGTGCCGACTCACCAACAAGAGCCAGCATTAGAATTAGAGCGTTCAGCTGCACACTTTAACTTCCGTGAGTATGATGAAGATTACTACTCACAACCAGCTGCACTTTACAACTTATTCGACGCTGATCAAAAAGCACGTGTAGCAGCAAACTTTGCTGCAGGTTTATCTGGCGTAACTGAGCCAGCGATTGTGGAAAGACAATTGGCTTTATTTGATAAAGTAAGCAAAGAATTAGCTGATGCAATTCGTGCGAACTTAGCGAAATAA
- a CDS encoding hypothetical protein (COG2081 Predicted flavoproteins) — protein MNNYSEVIIIGAGAAGLFCASQAAKLGKQVTLFDNGKKVGRKILMSGGGFCNFTNLDVTPQHYLSQNPHFVKSALARYTQWDFIAMVAEYGIAYHEKELGQLFTDEGSEKIVEMLLSECEKYGVNIQLRQQISDVQVQEGDAKSRFSLLANGQTWHCQSLVIATGGLSMPGLGASPFGYQIAEQFGIQVLPPRASLVPFTWRETDKFYTALSGIALPIVATAKNGKAFANNMLFTHRGISGPAILQISNYWQPNESIEIDLLPSENIVEFLQQLRASSPKLQLKNALAKVLPKKLVELWIEQQLIQDAPIAQLSKATFQQLDQLIHHWQFLPNGTEGYRTAEVTMGGVDTDAVSSKTMEAHSIKGLYFIGEVLDVTGWLGGYNFQWAWSSAYACAQGIVFSN, from the coding sequence ATGAACAATTATTCTGAAGTTATTATCATCGGCGCTGGTGCGGCGGGTTTATTTTGTGCAAGTCAAGCAGCCAAGCTCGGCAAGCAAGTGACGTTATTTGATAACGGTAAAAAAGTGGGGCGCAAAATTTTGATGTCGGGTGGTGGCTTTTGTAATTTCACCAACCTTGATGTCACACCACAGCATTATCTTTCACAAAATCCGCACTTCGTGAAATCGGCTCTTGCTCGCTATACCCAATGGGATTTTATTGCAATGGTGGCGGAGTACGGCATTGCCTATCACGAAAAAGAATTGGGGCAATTATTTACGGATGAAGGTTCTGAAAAAATCGTTGAGATGTTACTGTCAGAATGTGAAAAATATGGTGTCAATATTCAATTACGTCAGCAAATTAGTGATGTGCAAGTGCAAGAAGGTGATGCAAAAAGCCGTTTTTCATTACTGGCTAATGGGCAAACTTGGCATTGTCAATCCTTAGTGATTGCCACGGGTGGGCTTTCAATGCCGGGGCTAGGTGCATCGCCTTTTGGTTATCAAATCGCAGAGCAGTTTGGTATTCAAGTGTTGCCACCACGTGCCAGTCTTGTACCTTTCACTTGGCGTGAAACTGATAAATTTTATACTGCACTTTCAGGCATTGCGTTACCAATCGTCGCCACCGCTAAAAATGGTAAAGCCTTTGCTAATAATATGTTGTTTACGCATCGAGGCATTTCAGGTCCAGCGATCTTGCAGATCTCAAATTATTGGCAACCGAATGAATCCATCGAAATTGATTTATTACCAAGTGAGAATATTGTTGAATTTTTACAACAATTACGTGCAAGTTCGCCGAAGTTACAGCTAAAAAATGCATTAGCAAAAGTCTTACCTAAAAAATTAGTCGAGCTTTGGATTGAACAGCAATTAATACAAGATGCCCCTATTGCACAGCTGAGTAAAGCCACATTCCAACAGCTCGATCAACTTATTCATCACTGGCAGTTTTTACCTAATGGTACAGAAGGTTATCGCACTGCAGAAGTCACAATGGGTGGTGTTGATACCGATGCGGTGTCTTCAAAAACAATGGAGGCGCATTCCATCAAAGGCTTGTATTTTATTGGTGAAGTGCTCGATGTGACAGGTTGGCTAGGCGGCTATAATTTCCAATGGGCATGGAGTTCTGCTTATGCCTGTGCTCAAGGGATAGTTTTCTCTAATTGA